The proteins below are encoded in one region of Pontibacter deserti:
- a CDS encoding ROK family protein — MNKFTLGVDIGGTHITAAVVDLSNRSIIQESITRQVVDAGGSIADIISDWSNAMRAAMGKYKAEITQVGIAMPGPFNYECGISLMQNQDKYDALYGINVKELLAKALHFDIQNIRFQNDAPCFLQGEAFAGAAQGYDRAIGLTLGTGLGSAVIVDGKAWDANLWDTPFNSSIAEEYLSSRWFVKRYYELSGKRTNNVKSIVEEMPAEPKVQVLFSEYADNLSTFLRDFVKQEQPEVIVLGGNITKAFDLFGDKLREKLKEQNITIPIKTAQLGEEAALLGAASLWEERAKV, encoded by the coding sequence ATGAATAAATTTACGCTCGGAGTTGACATTGGAGGCACACACATCACAGCTGCGGTTGTTGACCTTTCAAATCGTTCAATAATTCAGGAAAGTATAACCCGTCAGGTTGTAGATGCAGGCGGAAGTATAGCAGATATAATTTCTGACTGGAGTAATGCCATGCGTGCTGCTATGGGAAAGTATAAAGCTGAAATAACCCAAGTTGGCATTGCTATGCCGGGCCCGTTTAACTATGAATGCGGTATTTCCCTGATGCAGAACCAGGACAAATATGATGCGCTTTATGGTATAAATGTAAAGGAACTGCTGGCGAAAGCTCTACACTTTGATATTCAAAATATAAGGTTTCAAAACGATGCCCCCTGCTTTTTACAAGGCGAGGCTTTTGCCGGCGCAGCACAAGGGTATGACAGGGCAATTGGCTTAACACTTGGTACCGGGCTGGGCTCAGCTGTTATTGTGGATGGCAAGGCGTGGGACGCAAACTTATGGGATACACCATTTAATAGCAGTATAGCAGAGGAGTATTTAAGCTCGCGCTGGTTTGTGAAGCGGTATTATGAACTGAGCGGGAAAAGGACAAATAATGTAAAAAGTATAGTGGAGGAGATGCCTGCCGAACCAAAAGTGCAGGTGCTGTTTTCTGAGTATGCCGATAATCTATCTACCTTTTTAAGAGACTTTGTGAAACAGGAGCAACCGGAGGTAATTGTACTTGGTGGTAACATTACAAAAGCTTTCGATTTATTCGGAGATAAACTGCGTGAAAAGTTAAAAGAACAGAACATCACTATACCTATTAAAACAGCACAGCTAGGAGAAGAGGCAGCTTTGCTAGGTGCTGCCAGTTTGTGGGAGGAGAGGGCCAAAGTATAA
- a CDS encoding cupin domain-containing protein: MGDVVKCPPNVKHRHGASPDTGLQKLYIVSNTEKGIVKWMEPVTDKVYINQ; encoded by the coding sequence ATGGGCGATGTAGTAAAATGCCCGCCGAATGTGAAGCATCGGCATGGGGCAAGCCCGGATACGGGATTACAAAAACTATACATTGTATCTAACACAGAAAAGGGAATTGTGAAATGGATGGAGCCCGTAACGGATAAAGTATACATTAACCAGTAA
- a CDS encoding NAD(P)-dependent alcohol dehydrogenase gives MDTIRTMAEGGTSARTKEVRAFGTEAATAPLDQLNIKRRIPKPHDVEIDILYCGVCHSDLHTARNEWHGTIYPCVPGHEIVGRVVSVGDHVTKFKVGDLAAVGCMVDSCRECDYCNEGLEQYCAEGNIQTYNSPDKYLGTQTYGGYSESIVVTESFVLRVPENLDLAAVAPLLCAGITTYSPLKHWHVGPGQKVGVVGLGGLGHMAVKIAKAMGADVIVFTTSPSKVEDAKRLGADEVVLSRDETQMAKYAGKLHFVLDAVSAEHDINAYLNLLRVDGSLVLVGAPELPLPVAAFSLIPSRRSFSGSMIGGIAETQEMLDFCGKHNIVSDIELINIQQINEAYERLLKGDVKYRFVIDMASLKN, from the coding sequence ATGGATACAATCAGAACAATGGCGGAAGGGGGCACTTCTGCAAGAACAAAAGAAGTAAGGGCATTCGGAACAGAAGCAGCAACGGCTCCTTTAGATCAGTTAAATATAAAGAGAAGAATACCGAAGCCACACGATGTAGAGATTGATATTCTGTATTGCGGGGTTTGCCACTCTGATCTGCACACGGCACGAAATGAATGGCACGGCACCATTTACCCTTGTGTACCCGGACATGAAATTGTTGGCAGAGTGGTAAGTGTTGGGGATCATGTTACCAAGTTTAAGGTCGGCGATCTTGCTGCCGTAGGGTGTATGGTAGATAGCTGCCGGGAGTGCGATTACTGTAATGAAGGATTAGAGCAGTATTGTGCAGAAGGCAACATCCAGACCTACAATTCGCCGGATAAATACTTGGGTACACAAACCTATGGCGGCTATTCCGAAAGTATTGTTGTTACCGAAAGCTTTGTGTTACGGGTACCTGAAAACCTTGACCTGGCAGCTGTCGCACCGTTGTTGTGCGCAGGTATCACAACATATTCACCGCTGAAGCATTGGCACGTTGGTCCTGGCCAGAAGGTAGGTGTGGTTGGTCTAGGTGGTTTGGGACACATGGCCGTTAAAATTGCGAAAGCCATGGGGGCAGATGTAATCGTATTTACCACCTCACCATCCAAAGTAGAAGATGCCAAGCGTTTGGGGGCCGATGAGGTAGTGCTATCCAGAGACGAAACACAAATGGCCAAGTATGCAGGCAAGCTCCATTTTGTGTTGGATGCTGTTTCAGCAGAGCACGACATCAACGCTTACCTGAACCTGTTGAGAGTAGATGGTTCTTTGGTACTGGTAGGAGCACCTGAGCTGCCTCTTCCGGTAGCTGCGTTCAGCCTGATACCTTCCCGCAGAAGCTTCTCCGGATCTATGATCGGTGGTATTGCGGAGACACAGGAAATGCTAGACTTCTGTGGCAAACATAATATCGTCTCAGACATAGAGCTGATCAACATCCAGCAGATCAATGAGGCGTATGAGCGCTTGCTCAAAGGAGATGTTAAATATCGATTTGTGATTGATATGGCTTCTTTGAAGAATTAA
- a CDS encoding GH92 family glycosyl hydrolase has translation MKKLVLSVLLFSPLLTFAQAKQTTNLVKYVNPMIGTAKMGHTYPGATVPFGMVQLSPDTDTIPYEVNGKYNKDVYKYCAGYQHDDKTIVGFSHTHFSGTGHSDLGDFLIAPTTGKLQLNPGTEDNPKSGYRSAFSHANEVAEPAYYKVKLDDHNILAELTATNRVGMHQYTFPKSDEAHIILDLMSGIYNYDGKTTWTFVRVENDTLITGYRQTNGWARTRTVYFAMAFSKPFKQYGNKDYSEAQAYKGFWRKFDQTKNFPEFAGKKLRAYFDFKTTEGEKVKIKFALSPVSTEGALANMRAEIPHWDFDRVKREGQAAWNKELNKVVVDAGKDDLVNFYTAMYHSFLGPTTYMDVDGKYKGLDMNVHQAKDFTNYTSFSLWDTYRALHPLFNILQPARNNDMVKSMLAHYDQSVHKMLPVWSHHANENWCMIGYHSVPVIADAVMKGNANFDANRALDACVQTARTRYYDGLEYYMQLGYVPEDKNGSSVSKTLEYAYDDWCIAQMAKKLNRRDIYEEFSKRALNYKNVYDAKSGYMRPKLSDGSWKKEFDPLDTHGQGFIEGNSWNYSLYVPHDPAQMISMMGGKARFAQHLDSLFTMELPDKYFENTEDISRDGIIGNYVHGNEPSHHVAYLYNWTDQPWKTQERTRMVLKAMYRPTVDGLGGNDDFGQMSAWYIFSALGFYPVAPGSDQYAITSPAVKSASINLENGKTFTIEAKNQKDKNVYIQKMELNGKPINRTYLTHAEIMNGGKIIFYMGNKANKKLMAVAPQ, from the coding sequence ATGAAAAAACTTGTACTCTCTGTTCTACTGTTTTCTCCGCTACTAACTTTTGCACAAGCCAAACAGACGACTAACCTGGTAAAGTATGTCAATCCCATGATCGGTACGGCAAAAATGGGCCATACATACCCAGGGGCTACCGTACCTTTCGGCATGGTGCAACTAAGCCCCGACACCGACACGATACCTTACGAAGTGAATGGCAAGTATAACAAGGACGTTTACAAGTACTGCGCCGGCTACCAGCACGACGATAAAACGATTGTAGGTTTCAGTCACACGCATTTCAGCGGCACCGGACACTCTGACCTAGGCGATTTTCTGATTGCCCCAACAACAGGCAAATTGCAGCTGAACCCTGGTACAGAAGATAACCCTAAAAGCGGCTACCGTTCTGCTTTCTCACACGCCAACGAAGTTGCAGAACCAGCCTACTATAAAGTAAAGCTCGACGACCACAACATCTTGGCAGAACTCACAGCTACCAACCGTGTGGGCATGCACCAGTATACTTTCCCGAAGTCTGATGAGGCGCATATTATACTTGACCTGATGTCAGGTATTTACAACTACGACGGCAAAACCACCTGGACTTTTGTACGCGTGGAGAACGATACACTGATCACAGGTTACCGACAGACCAACGGCTGGGCACGCACCCGTACGGTATATTTTGCCATGGCCTTCAGCAAGCCGTTCAAACAGTATGGTAATAAGGATTATTCGGAGGCACAGGCATACAAAGGCTTCTGGCGCAAGTTTGATCAGACCAAAAACTTCCCGGAGTTCGCCGGCAAAAAGCTGCGGGCATACTTTGATTTCAAGACAACTGAAGGGGAGAAGGTCAAGATCAAATTTGCGCTGTCGCCGGTGAGTACGGAAGGAGCTTTGGCAAACATGCGCGCCGAGATTCCGCACTGGGATTTCGACAGAGTAAAGCGCGAAGGACAAGCTGCCTGGAACAAGGAACTGAACAAAGTAGTGGTAGATGCCGGCAAGGATGACCTGGTGAATTTCTATACGGCCATGTACCATTCTTTCCTGGGCCCGACTACTTATATGGATGTGGATGGCAAGTATAAAGGCCTTGACATGAACGTGCACCAGGCCAAAGACTTTACAAACTATACCAGCTTCTCGCTCTGGGATACCTACCGCGCCCTGCACCCGCTATTTAACATACTGCAGCCTGCCCGCAACAACGACATGGTAAAATCTATGCTGGCGCACTACGACCAGAGCGTGCACAAAATGCTGCCGGTATGGTCGCACCACGCCAACGAGAACTGGTGTATGATCGGGTACCATTCGGTGCCTGTAATTGCTGATGCCGTGATGAAAGGCAATGCTAATTTTGATGCAAATCGTGCGCTGGATGCCTGCGTACAAACTGCCCGAACACGCTACTACGACGGCCTGGAATACTACATGCAGCTAGGTTATGTGCCGGAAGACAAAAACGGTTCATCAGTATCCAAAACACTTGAATATGCTTATGATGACTGGTGCATAGCGCAAATGGCCAAAAAACTGAACCGACGGGATATTTACGAAGAGTTCAGCAAGCGTGCGCTCAACTATAAGAATGTGTACGATGCGAAATCAGGTTATATGCGCCCTAAGTTGAGCGATGGTTCCTGGAAAAAAGAATTCGACCCGCTGGACACGCACGGGCAGGGCTTTATTGAAGGCAACTCCTGGAACTATAGTTTGTATGTACCACACGACCCGGCCCAGATGATCTCAATGATGGGAGGAAAGGCCCGCTTTGCGCAGCACCTGGATTCACTTTTCACAATGGAACTTCCTGATAAGTACTTTGAGAATACAGAAGATATCTCCCGCGATGGCATCATTGGCAACTATGTGCACGGCAACGAACCATCTCACCATGTTGCTTATTTGTACAACTGGACCGATCAGCCCTGGAAAACACAAGAGCGTACGCGTATGGTTTTGAAAGCTATGTATAGACCAACTGTAGACGGCCTTGGCGGTAATGACGATTTTGGGCAGATGAGTGCGTGGTACATTTTTTCAGCTTTAGGGTTCTACCCTGTGGCTCCTGGCTCAGACCAGTATGCCATTACCAGTCCGGCCGTGAAGTCAGCAAGTATAAACCTGGAGAACGGCAAGACTTTTACTATTGAAGCGAAAAACCAGAAAGATAAAAACGTTTATATTCAGAAAATGGAGCTGAACGGCAAACCTATTAACCGGACCTACCTGACACACGCTGAGATCATGAATGGTGGGAAGATCATCTTTTACATGGGTAATAAGGCTAATAAGAAGCTAATGGCTGTTGCTCCTCAATAA
- a CDS encoding GH92 family glycosyl hydrolase, with product MKKQILSFSLIVLTTILTTPAPLLAQKKKYIFEPEELANPLMGTDSKVSLSNGNTYPAVAVPWGMNLWTAQTGKMGNGWAYTYDDDKIRGFKQTHQPSPWMNDYGQFVIMPVTGKLRFSEDDRASWFSHKSEVAKPYYYSVYLADHDVTTEFTPTERAAQFRFTYPKSDSSFIVIDALDKGSYIKVIPSENKIIGYTTRAARSNPKDFKNYFVIYTDKPFTVAYTWHDTTLVKNKLEQTANHAGAIVGFKTAKGEKVNLRVASSFISMEQAELNLQRELATDDFEVTKQKAKTLWNKAMSRITVEGGTDEQRRTFYSCLYRTLFFPHKMYELDAAGKPIHYSPYDGKTYAGYRFAGTGFWDTFRALYPFLNLAYPSINKEMQAGLVNDYKEGGWLPEWSSPGYANIMIGNNSASVVADAHIKGLNGYDINTLYEALLHGANNEGPITAIGRAGVAYYNKLGYVPYDVKINENAARTLEYAYDDFAIYQLAKALNRPQAEIDLYAKRSQNYRNLFDPATGLMRGKNQDGTFQSPFNPFKWGDAFTEGNSWHYSWSVFHDVQGLMDLMGGKQNFTAKLDSVFSLPPIYDESYYGGVIHEIREMQIANMGQYAHGNQPIQHMIYLYNYGGEPWKAQYWARETMNRMYQPTPDGYCGDEDNGQTSAWYIFSALGFYPVTPAVNQYVMGAPLFKKATIHLENGKKFVIEAPDNSSENRYIQSATLNGKKFEKNWIAHEDLVKGGKMKIKMVKTPNKNRGTQDAAVPYSFSKHEHPQNQ from the coding sequence ATGAAGAAACAAATACTTTCCTTTTCTTTAATCGTCCTGACAACCATACTTACTACTCCAGCACCTCTGCTGGCGCAAAAGAAAAAGTACATATTTGAGCCTGAAGAACTGGCCAATCCACTAATGGGCACCGACTCCAAAGTCAGCCTCTCCAATGGCAATACATACCCTGCAGTGGCTGTGCCCTGGGGAATGAACCTGTGGACAGCCCAAACCGGCAAAATGGGAAATGGATGGGCTTATACTTACGATGATGACAAGATCAGGGGCTTTAAGCAGACACACCAGCCTTCGCCCTGGATGAACGACTATGGTCAGTTTGTGATCATGCCAGTTACGGGTAAACTCAGGTTCAGTGAAGATGACCGCGCCAGTTGGTTCTCTCATAAATCAGAGGTTGCTAAACCGTACTATTACAGCGTATACCTGGCCGACCACGACGTTACCACCGAGTTCACCCCAACAGAACGCGCTGCACAATTCCGGTTCACCTATCCTAAATCCGACAGCTCGTTTATCGTTATCGATGCGCTGGACAAAGGTTCTTACATCAAGGTCATCCCATCTGAAAACAAGATCATTGGCTACACGACCCGCGCTGCCCGCAGCAACCCGAAAGACTTTAAGAACTACTTTGTAATTTATACTGACAAGCCTTTTACAGTAGCTTATACCTGGCACGATACCACACTGGTAAAAAACAAACTGGAGCAGACTGCCAACCATGCCGGCGCTATAGTTGGGTTTAAGACCGCGAAAGGCGAAAAGGTAAACCTGCGTGTAGCTTCTTCATTTATAAGTATGGAGCAGGCTGAACTTAACCTGCAACGTGAACTGGCCACTGACGATTTTGAAGTTACAAAACAAAAAGCCAAAACCTTATGGAACAAGGCTATGAGCCGCATTACCGTAGAAGGAGGCACCGATGAACAGAGGCGTACATTTTATAGTTGCCTGTACCGCACGCTGTTTTTCCCTCACAAAATGTATGAGTTGGATGCAGCTGGCAAACCTATACATTACAGCCCGTACGATGGCAAAACTTATGCTGGCTATCGTTTTGCCGGCACTGGCTTCTGGGATACCTTCCGGGCTCTCTACCCTTTCCTGAACCTGGCTTACCCAAGTATAAATAAAGAAATGCAGGCTGGTCTGGTAAACGATTACAAAGAAGGTGGCTGGTTGCCCGAGTGGTCTAGTCCGGGTTATGCCAACATCATGATCGGGAACAATTCTGCTTCTGTGGTGGCAGATGCACATATTAAAGGACTCAATGGATACGACATCAATACCTTATATGAAGCGTTGCTGCATGGCGCTAATAACGAAGGCCCGATTACTGCCATTGGCCGCGCAGGTGTAGCATACTATAACAAGCTGGGCTATGTGCCTTATGATGTAAAGATAAACGAAAACGCAGCCCGCACCCTGGAGTATGCTTACGACGATTTTGCGATTTACCAGTTAGCCAAAGCCTTAAATAGACCACAGGCAGAAATAGACCTTTATGCGAAACGCAGCCAGAACTACCGCAATTTGTTTGATCCTGCCACAGGCCTGATGCGCGGTAAAAACCAGGATGGCACATTTCAGTCGCCGTTTAACCCTTTTAAATGGGGCGATGCATTTACCGAAGGTAACAGCTGGCATTACAGTTGGTCCGTCTTCCATGATGTGCAGGGCTTGATGGATCTGATGGGTGGTAAGCAAAACTTTACAGCCAAACTGGATTCTGTTTTTTCACTTCCTCCTATCTACGACGAAAGCTACTATGGCGGTGTGATACACGAGATACGCGAGATGCAGATCGCCAATATGGGGCAATACGCACATGGCAACCAGCCTATCCAGCACATGATCTACCTCTATAACTATGGCGGCGAGCCCTGGAAAGCGCAGTACTGGGCACGCGAAACCATGAATCGCATGTACCAGCCAACACCGGACGGTTATTGCGGCGACGAAGACAATGGTCAGACATCAGCCTGGTACATTTTCTCAGCCTTAGGTTTTTACCCGGTTACACCTGCTGTAAACCAATATGTAATGGGTGCACCATTGTTTAAGAAAGCAACTATACACTTAGAGAACGGGAAAAAATTCGTGATAGAAGCCCCGGATAACAGTTCAGAAAACAGATACATCCAGTCAGCTACGCTCAACGGTAAAAAGTTTGAGAAGAACTGGATAGCTCATGAAGATCTAGTGAAAGGTGGGAAGATGAAAATTAAAATGGTCAAGACACCAAACAAGAACCGGGGAACACAGGATGCAGCAGTACCTTACTCTTTCTCGAAGCATGAGCATCCTCAGAACCAGTAA
- a CDS encoding ABC transporter permease/M1 family aminopeptidase: MKFRKILHLEFNYQLRNVTTWLYFLVQLVLAFLWMIGNYIHDARDGYFLVNAPIVIGAVTVLCTVAWLLIGASVAGDAAARDVETRMFSLTYTAPTSKADYLGGRFLSALGLNFIILFGIPLGILIALYCTGVEHEILGPFRLSAYLTTFLFIILPNTLIVTAIQFSLAALTRRAMASYLGGAILFVAAFILGQVLQDKGEWGNLIDPVGFTPIQSQLSNEWSPLEKNTRLLALEGTLLLNRLLWLAIAGGMLTLTYSRFRFSLPETGQRRKPANKPQITVAGLKWGNYGSGKALPQIRGTFGFATQLRQLRLITWKAFLPLARSLAGLPLLATLALMSGIALYGNLKAKGVPLLPRTDYILNLLTAPLAELDFLWIIIALLTIFYAGELVWRERETGLSEIANATPVPEWVLFLSRFLALSLILVVWLVFLFTAGILSQKSMGGSAEIELYLQGIFGLQLVDCLIFALLALFVHVLVNQKFVAHLVALLVYGFILFAPNLGVEHKLLIYGAGPKWSYTDMAGYGTSLAPWLWFKLYWVAWALLVAVAAKLLWVRGRDGSLAPRFHLARHRFSRSTVLVTVVSVGLVLTLGSFIFYNTNVLNDYTSASDAMKQRAAYEQRHNKYKYRPQPRLTGTKLHVEIYPERREVEIRGTYFLVNNTKSAIDSIHLATTAGVQTTKVAFDRAASQVLTDKGLGHQIYKLAESLQPGDSLRLSFEIYSMTRGFANNGADASVIANGTNFRNYEWLPAIGYQSYRELDDAGARKKYGLAHRPVTPSLHDEEARKDAPFSERISVEAVVGTSGDQTVVAPGSLRRTWTKGGRKYFHYVTDAPIKNEYNFFSANYAVHERRWKDVVIQIYYDPGQTENLERMIQSVQSSLEYYTQQFGKYPHRQIRFVSYPGYDFGNHAAPINITAQEGFFLLNPKKDERGFDLVTAVVAHEVAHQWWGNQVDPANVEGAGLLSESLAWYSAMGVMEEKYEPEHLRRLQRFLQEEYKTPRTKAAVPLLRATDWYHNYRKGPFALYALSRYIGREKVNLALHRLLEKHKSGTPPLPTSLDLYQELRAVTPDSAQSLLHDLFEKNTFWELKTEQATAKQTKTGAWQVTFNVQARKFMVDSIGVETKLPMKDWIEIGVFAAAKEGEKLGKPLYLKKHYINSTKKTITVTVPRKPGRAGIDPNYLLIDWEMKDNIDNVKM; the protein is encoded by the coding sequence ATGAAGTTCCGGAAAATTCTTCACCTGGAGTTCAACTACCAGTTACGCAACGTTACAACCTGGCTATACTTCCTGGTTCAGTTGGTCCTTGCTTTTCTATGGATGATAGGCAATTACATCCATGATGCGCGGGACGGTTATTTCCTGGTTAATGCGCCCATCGTGATTGGGGCGGTTACCGTGTTATGCACTGTTGCGTGGCTATTGATAGGCGCATCGGTAGCGGGGGATGCAGCGGCACGCGATGTGGAGACGCGCATGTTCTCTCTTACCTACACTGCACCCACCAGCAAAGCCGACTATCTGGGAGGTAGGTTCCTGTCGGCTTTAGGTCTCAATTTCATCATCCTGTTTGGCATTCCTTTGGGCATCCTGATTGCTCTGTATTGCACGGGTGTAGAACATGAGATTTTAGGTCCGTTTAGGTTATCAGCCTATCTGACTACCTTTTTGTTTATTATTCTACCCAACACGCTTATTGTTACAGCCATCCAGTTCTCGCTGGCGGCGCTCACCCGGCGGGCTATGGCCAGCTACTTGGGTGGGGCCATCCTTTTTGTGGCGGCGTTCATTTTAGGGCAAGTTCTGCAGGACAAGGGGGAATGGGGAAATTTAATAGATCCCGTCGGTTTCACCCCAATCCAAAGTCAGCTGTCTAATGAATGGAGTCCGCTGGAAAAGAATACGCGCCTGCTCGCGCTGGAGGGTACCCTGCTTCTAAACCGCCTCCTGTGGCTGGCTATAGCCGGCGGGATGCTGACACTTACCTATTCCCGTTTTCGGTTTAGTTTACCGGAAACTGGTCAAAGACGGAAGCCAGCCAACAAACCACAAATAACGGTGGCAGGTTTAAAGTGGGGAAACTATGGTTCAGGGAAAGCCTTGCCGCAGATCAGGGGAACTTTCGGCTTTGCCACGCAGCTGCGCCAATTACGTCTCATTACCTGGAAAGCCTTTCTGCCACTCGCCAGGAGTTTAGCGGGACTTCCTCTGTTGGCAACCCTGGCCCTGATGTCGGGCATAGCCTTGTACGGAAACCTGAAGGCCAAGGGTGTTCCCCTGCTGCCCAGAACCGACTATATTCTAAATCTCCTGACGGCGCCCCTGGCGGAACTGGATTTCTTATGGATCATCATCGCCCTGCTTACTATTTTCTATGCTGGGGAGCTGGTGTGGAGGGAACGGGAGACAGGCCTGAGCGAGATTGCCAACGCCACACCGGTGCCGGAATGGGTTCTTTTCCTGAGCAGGTTTCTGGCTCTTAGTCTTATACTTGTGGTATGGCTGGTATTTCTGTTCACGGCAGGTATACTATCACAAAAGAGCATGGGTGGTAGTGCAGAGATAGAACTTTACCTGCAAGGTATTTTTGGGCTACAGTTGGTGGATTGCCTAATTTTCGCCCTGCTGGCTCTTTTTGTGCACGTGTTGGTCAACCAAAAATTCGTGGCTCATTTGGTGGCACTCTTGGTTTACGGGTTTATACTCTTTGCCCCTAATCTGGGCGTTGAGCACAAGCTCCTTATTTATGGAGCCGGCCCAAAATGGTCATACACAGATATGGCGGGGTATGGCACTTCCCTGGCGCCGTGGCTGTGGTTCAAACTATATTGGGTGGCTTGGGCGTTACTGGTGGCTGTGGCAGCGAAGTTGCTCTGGGTGCGGGGTCGGGATGGAAGTTTAGCTCCCAGATTCCATCTTGCCCGTCATCGTTTTAGCCGTTCCACGGTGTTAGTTACCGTTGTCTCAGTGGGGCTTGTTCTCACGTTGGGCAGCTTCATTTTCTATAATACCAATGTACTCAACGACTATACTTCCGCATCTGATGCTATGAAGCAGCGGGCAGCCTATGAGCAACGGCACAACAAGTATAAATATCGGCCTCAGCCACGCTTAACAGGTACTAAGCTACACGTTGAGATTTATCCGGAGAGGCGGGAAGTAGAGATACGAGGCACCTATTTTCTGGTAAACAACACAAAATCCGCTATTGATTCCATCCATCTGGCCACTACTGCGGGAGTTCAAACCACCAAAGTTGCCTTTGACCGGGCAGCATCGCAGGTACTTACCGATAAAGGGCTGGGTCACCAGATTTATAAGCTTGCCGAATCGCTCCAGCCCGGTGACTCGCTGCGACTCAGTTTTGAGATATACTCTATGACTCGCGGCTTTGCGAACAACGGAGCAGACGCTTCTGTGATCGCCAATGGGACCAACTTCCGGAATTATGAATGGTTGCCTGCCATTGGGTATCAGTCATATCGGGAACTCGATGATGCAGGCGCCCGAAAAAAATATGGACTCGCTCACCGCCCCGTAACTCCCTCTCTGCATGATGAGGAAGCACGCAAAGACGCACCATTTAGCGAGCGGATCTCTGTTGAAGCGGTGGTGGGTACTAGTGGTGATCAGACTGTGGTAGCGCCGGGATCGTTGCGCCGGACCTGGACCAAAGGCGGCCGAAAGTATTTCCATTATGTAACTGATGCTCCCATCAAAAATGAATACAACTTCTTTTCTGCCAACTACGCGGTGCATGAAAGGCGGTGGAAGGATGTAGTCATACAGATTTACTATGACCCTGGCCAGACAGAGAACCTGGAGCGCATGATACAGAGCGTTCAGTCTTCATTAGAATATTATACGCAACAGTTTGGTAAGTACCCGCACCGGCAGATCAGGTTTGTGTCGTACCCAGGATATGATTTTGGAAACCACGCAGCTCCCATTAATATTACGGCTCAGGAGGGATTTTTCCTTTTGAACCCTAAAAAGGACGAACGAGGCTTTGATCTGGTAACAGCGGTGGTGGCTCATGAAGTAGCGCACCAGTGGTGGGGCAACCAGGTTGACCCGGCAAATGTAGAAGGGGCGGGGCTGCTTTCAGAAAGCCTTGCCTGGTATTCTGCCATGGGGGTTATGGAAGAGAAATATGAACCTGAGCATCTTCGGCGGCTACAAAGGTTCTTACAGGAGGAATATAAAACCCCACGTACTAAGGCGGCAGTACCGCTGCTTCGGGCCACCGACTGGTACCACAACTACCGTAAAGGCCCATTCGCGCTGTATGCACTGAGCAGGTATATCGGCAGGGAGAAAGTAAACCTTGCGCTGCACCGTTTGCTGGAGAAGCATAAATCAGGAACGCCACCGCTACCGACCTCTCTTGACCTATACCAAGAACTACGGGCAGTAACACCTGACTCGGCTCAGTCATTGTTGCACGATCTCTTTGAGAAGAATACTTTCTGGGAACTCAAGACAGAGCAGGCCACCGCGAAGCAGACTAAAACAGGTGCCTGGCAGGTAACATTCAATGTGCAGGCACGGAAGTTTATGGTAGACAGTATAGGAGTAGAAACTAAATTACCAATGAAAGATTGGATAGAAATTGGTGTCTTCGCCGCTGCAAAAGAGGGTGAAAAGCTGGGCAAGCCGCTATACTTGAAGAAGCATTATATAAATTCCACTAAAAAGACGATCACGGTAACGGTGCCACGCAAACCCGGCCGCGCCGGCATTGATCCAAACTACCTGCTTATCGATTGGGAGATGAAAGATAATATTGATAATGTGAAGATGTAG